A section of the Polynucleobacter sp. AP-Sving-400A-A2 genome encodes:
- the apbC gene encoding iron-sulfur cluster carrier protein ApbC has product MSLTVETVQAALKGLIDPNTKIDFVTSKSVKNLRVDGGDVSLDIVLGYPAKSQFDAIRKSVIAVLRELPDVKNVSVNVSSQIVAHSVQRGVKLLPNVKNIIAVASGKGGVGKSTTAVNLALALAAEGAQVGMLDADIYGPSQPMMLGITGRPESIEENTMEPMEGHGLQASSIGFLIDNDAPMVWRGPMVTSALEQLLRQTRWRDLDYLIVDMPPGTGDIQLTLAQKVPVTGAVIVTTPQDIALLDARKGLKMFEKVGVPIVGIIENMSTYICPSCGHEEHVFGTGGGQKMCQEYGADFLGSLPLNLSIREQADAGRPTVVADPDGAISEIYKTIARRVAIKVAALSKDMSNKFPNIVVQNT; this is encoded by the coding sequence TTGTCGCTTACTGTAGAGACTGTGCAAGCAGCACTAAAGGGTCTGATTGACCCAAATACTAAAATTGATTTCGTAACATCTAAGAGTGTTAAAAACTTACGCGTGGATGGTGGCGATGTTAGCTTGGATATTGTTTTAGGCTATCCAGCAAAAAGCCAATTTGATGCTATTCGTAAATCGGTGATTGCTGTGCTCCGTGAATTACCTGATGTTAAAAACGTCAGCGTGAATGTGAGCAGCCAAATCGTTGCGCACTCTGTTCAGCGCGGCGTCAAACTATTACCTAATGTAAAAAACATTATTGCTGTAGCCAGTGGCAAGGGTGGGGTCGGAAAGTCCACTACTGCTGTCAATCTTGCTTTAGCTTTAGCTGCTGAAGGTGCGCAGGTAGGCATGTTGGATGCAGATATCTACGGCCCAAGCCAGCCGATGATGTTGGGTATTACTGGTAGACCGGAATCCATTGAAGAAAATACGATGGAGCCTATGGAAGGTCATGGCCTCCAAGCGAGTTCGATTGGTTTCTTGATTGATAACGATGCGCCTATGGTTTGGCGTGGTCCTATGGTGACCTCTGCCTTAGAGCAACTATTGCGTCAAACCCGTTGGCGTGATCTTGACTATTTGATCGTGGATATGCCTCCTGGTACTGGCGATATTCAACTAACACTTGCTCAGAAGGTGCCTGTTACAGGTGCGGTGATTGTGACTACCCCTCAAGACATTGCTTTGCTGGATGCTCGCAAGGGTCTCAAAATGTTTGAAAAGGTGGGCGTGCCGATTGTGGGCATCATCGAAAATATGAGTACCTATATCTGCCCAAGTTGCGGTCATGAAGAGCATGTGTTCGGCACTGGCGGCGGCCAAAAGATGTGCCAAGAATATGGCGCAGACTTTTTAGGTTCATTGCCCCTGAACTTATCTATTCGTGAGCAGGCAGATGCGGGTCGTCCAACCGTAGTCGCAGATCCTGATGGTGCTATTAGCGAAATTTATAAAACGATTGCAAGACGAGTTGCTATTAAAGTAGCAGCGCTATCTAAAGATATGAGTAATAAATTTCCGAACATTGTGGTTCAAAACACCTAA
- a CDS encoding heavy-metal-associated domain-containing protein: MFTLKVSGMTCGGCIKAVTRAVQAQDPQAQVQVDLATQVVTLETTLSPESASELITEAGFPVSH; encoded by the coding sequence ATGTTTACGCTCAAGGTTTCAGGAATGACTTGTGGTGGCTGCATCAAGGCAGTCACTCGGGCTGTGCAAGCCCAAGACCCTCAGGCTCAGGTTCAGGTAGATCTGGCGACTCAGGTAGTCACGCTAGAAACGACTCTTTCTCCAGAGTCAGCCTCCGAGCTCATCACGGAGGCCGGGTTTCCAGTTTCACATTAG
- a CDS encoding cation-translocating P-type ATPase, which translates to MSPTESSNSEFYTLDIGGMTCASCVGRVEKALDKIPGVEAASVNLATEQARIRVHRGSSSLADIIALVKKTGYEAKESSIRGNLDQKIGKSFWAADGLGRVILSFALSAPLFLPMFFMPFGIHWSLSGWWQLALATPVQFILGWRFYVAGYKSVMAGAGNMDLLVALGTSAAYGLSLYILLTSSHAHELYFEGSAVIICMVLLGKWLEARAKQQTSEAIRALQQLWPEHAKVLNANVDLRGNINIGADQYRDLPLEQVLPGDKVFILPGERIAVDGVIIFGTSHIDESLLTGESEPLKKSIESKVIGGSLNGEGALVVMAQAVGIESVLSQMINLVEEAQTQKAPIQKLVDQVSAIFVPTVIALALLTGLGNWLYLDSISIAILRAVSVLVIACPCALGLATPAAIMAGTGIAARFGILIKDPQVLELAHKLNIVAFDKTGTLTMGKPRMLALLPLDTSLADADQILATAAGLQLGSEHPLARALLDSSKEKGIAPIATSFSKGLPGIGIEGIPSSGPFAGKTLRLQSVASLEGSSQHNLVLQKAQAYFEQGQTVSVLMDSSSNDGEVSIPIAVIAFGDELKPNAKSAVDALHALHIRTVMLSGDNLFAATRVGKIIGIDEVFAQIMPGDKAQMIHRLQNPPAVQKQYVAMIGDGVNDAPALAMADVGMAMSTGTDVAMQAAGITLMRGDPTLVADAIDISKRTWNKIAQNLFWAFAFNTIGIPMAALGYLSPMLAGSAMALSSFCVLSNALLLKRWRPQNV; encoded by the coding sequence ATGAGCCCCACAGAATCATCTAATTCAGAGTTTTATACCCTCGACATCGGTGGAATGACCTGCGCCTCCTGTGTTGGCCGGGTAGAAAAGGCTTTAGACAAGATTCCCGGGGTAGAGGCTGCTAGCGTCAATTTAGCCACCGAACAGGCAAGGATTCGTGTTCATCGGGGCTCATCAAGCTTGGCGGACATCATCGCGCTAGTGAAAAAGACAGGTTACGAAGCCAAAGAAAGCTCTATTCGAGGCAATCTGGATCAGAAGATTGGCAAGTCATTTTGGGCTGCTGACGGCTTAGGTCGAGTGATTCTGAGTTTTGCGCTGTCAGCCCCGCTCTTCTTGCCGATGTTCTTCATGCCTTTTGGCATTCATTGGTCTTTATCAGGCTGGTGGCAACTTGCCTTAGCCACACCAGTCCAGTTCATTTTAGGATGGCGCTTCTATGTAGCGGGCTACAAATCAGTCATGGCCGGTGCGGGCAATATGGACCTGCTCGTTGCTTTAGGTACCAGTGCTGCTTATGGACTCAGCCTCTATATCTTGCTCACTTCAAGTCACGCACATGAACTTTACTTCGAAGGATCGGCGGTCATCATTTGTATGGTCTTATTGGGTAAATGGCTAGAGGCACGCGCCAAGCAACAAACCAGTGAAGCGATTCGCGCCCTACAACAGCTCTGGCCAGAGCATGCCAAAGTGTTGAATGCTAATGTTGATCTGCGAGGGAATATAAATATTGGCGCCGATCAATATCGCGACTTACCTTTAGAACAAGTGCTGCCTGGCGATAAGGTCTTCATACTTCCCGGTGAACGCATTGCAGTGGATGGTGTCATTATTTTTGGCACTAGTCACATTGATGAATCTCTTCTCACCGGCGAAAGCGAACCTCTTAAGAAATCTATTGAGTCAAAAGTCATTGGGGGCTCCTTAAATGGTGAAGGTGCACTGGTAGTCATGGCGCAAGCCGTTGGTATTGAAAGCGTGCTCTCACAAATGATTAACTTGGTAGAGGAAGCGCAAACACAAAAGGCGCCGATTCAAAAGTTGGTTGATCAGGTGAGTGCGATATTTGTGCCCACCGTTATTGCGCTTGCGCTCTTGACAGGCCTAGGCAACTGGCTTTACTTAGACTCCATCTCGATTGCTATCTTGCGCGCCGTATCGGTCTTAGTGATCGCTTGTCCTTGCGCGCTTGGCTTAGCCACTCCAGCTGCAATCATGGCTGGCACTGGCATAGCCGCACGCTTTGGTATTTTAATTAAAGATCCACAAGTATTAGAGCTGGCTCATAAGCTCAATATCGTTGCCTTTGATAAGACTGGCACATTAACAATGGGTAAGCCACGCATGCTCGCCCTACTGCCCTTGGATACATCGCTTGCCGATGCTGATCAGATTCTTGCTACTGCTGCAGGCTTGCAATTGGGAAGTGAACATCCTTTAGCTAGAGCACTGCTAGATTCATCCAAAGAAAAAGGTATCGCACCGATCGCCACCTCATTTAGCAAGGGCTTGCCTGGTATTGGGATTGAAGGCATTCCAAGTAGTGGTCCTTTTGCAGGAAAAACACTGCGTTTGCAGAGCGTAGCCTCGCTTGAGGGCAGTAGTCAGCACAATCTCGTTTTGCAAAAGGCGCAGGCTTATTTTGAACAGGGTCAGACTGTTTCTGTCTTGATGGACTCCAGTAGCAACGATGGGGAAGTGTCAATTCCAATCGCCGTGATTGCTTTTGGAGATGAACTAAAACCCAATGCAAAATCAGCGGTCGACGCATTGCATGCATTACATATTCGGACGGTAATGCTATCGGGTGATAATTTATTCGCTGCTACTCGCGTTGGAAAAATCATCGGCATTGATGAAGTCTTTGCGCAAATCATGCCAGGCGATAAAGCGCAAATGATTCATCGGCTACAAAATCCGCCTGCAGTTCAAAAGCAATATGTCGCAATGATTGGTGATGGCGTGAATGATGCACCGGCATTGGCAATGGCGGATGTGGGCATGGCGATGTCCACTGGGACCGATGTAGCGATGCAAGCCGCTGGAATCACCTTAATGCGTGGCGACCCCACTTTGGTTGCCGATGCAATTGACATCTCAAAAAGAACCTGGAATAAGATTGCCCAAAATTTATTTTGGGCGTTTGCATTTAATACGATAGGCATTCCAATGGCAGCTTTAGGTTATTTATCGCCCATGCTAGCTGGCAGTGCAATGGCACTCTCCAGTTTTTGCGTCTTGAGTAATGCCCTTCTCTTAAAGCGCTGGCGCCCTCAGAATGTATGA